The following proteins are encoded in a genomic region of Danio rerio strain Tuebingen ecotype United States chromosome 16, GRCz12tu, whole genome shotgun sequence:
- the znf384b gene encoding zinc finger protein 384b isoform X5, with protein sequence MHFRCFKDTAGVMEDSHFSSSYFWSPVQGQIENAVFLNKVKEQLGHDKSPTYSHGPAHYPPTAVVAVAGGPMEAPTSRTLKQEHVQPSHSSHSITVVPVPPSGIMTAAGLVTLVSPVSSAQSLIPGHPSMITVQTDKKNDSLPCSPVIIPLPSKRGRKKKETLPLVGSPTGTDPLILGLSGQHLSTHPYSLSPEEGHAGKEGSKTYRNHTESKPHKCPHCTKSFANSSYLAQHVRIHTGVKPYTCNYCEKTFRQLSHLQQHHRIHTGDRPYKCTHMGCEKSFTQLSNLQSHRRQHNKDKPYKCHHCNRGYVDAAGLDIHLSTHTVKHAKLYSCGLCHRTYTSETYLMKHMQKHAPDMLPSPPGSNQHSHSPGRAGGSGSEGDGQSRIERSDVFVQPISVPCVYDMNQYKPVPAADVQYKTVSVSDISPHKDLCITVEASAIQANHLNS encoded by the exons ATGCATTTTCGCTGTTTtaaagacactgcag GGGTGATGGAGGACTCGCATTTCAGCTCTTCATACTTCTGGTCTCCTGTGCAGGGGCAG ATCGAGAATGCTGTATTTCTCAATAAAGTAAAGGAGCAGCTTGGTCATGACAAAAGCCCCACCTACTCACATGGCCCTGCCCACTATCCCCCTACAGCAGTGGTGGCTGTCGCTGGGGGTCCCATGGAAGCACCGACATCAAGAACACTAAAACAAGAGCATGTGCAACCGTCCCATTCCTCACACAGTATAACAGTGGTGCCGGTACCACCTTCTGGCATCATGACGGcag CGGGTTTGGTCACCCTGGTGTCTCCGGTGTCTTCGGCTCAGTCTCTTATTCCTGGACACCCCTCAATGATAACAGTCCAGACAG ACAAGAAAAATGACTCCTTGCCCTGCTCACCGGTCATCATTCCATTACCTTCCAAACGGGgcagaaagaagaaagaaacactcCCGCTAGTTGGCTCTCCTACTGGGACAGATCCCTTGATTTTGGGTCTTTCAGGACAG CATCTTTCTACACACCCTTATAGCCTCTCCCCAGAAGAAGGGCATGCTGGGAAAGAAGGCAGCAAAACATACAG AAACCACACAGAATCCAAACCTCATAAGTGTCCTCACTGCACGAAATCATTTGCCAACTCAAGCTACCTTGCTCAGCATGTGCGAATACACACTGGAGTTAAACCGTACACCTGTAACTACTGCGAGAAGACCTTCAGACAGCTCAGTCACTTACAGCAACACCACAG GATCCACACAGGAGACAGGCCATACAAATGTACACACATGGGCTGTGAAAAGTCTTTCACTCAGCTCTCTAATTTGCAG TCCCATCGGCGTCAGCACAACAAGGACAAACCATACAAGTGTCACCACTGTAATCGAGGATATGTAGACGCAGCCGGCCTGGATATTCATCTGTCCACGCACACGGTTAAGCATGCTAAGCTGTACTCCTGTGGTTTATGCCACCGCACATATACCTCG GAGACGTATCTAATGAAGCACATGCAAAAACACGCTCCGGATATGCTTCCATCTCCACCTGGATCAAACCAGCATAGTCACAGTCCCGGACGCGCTGGAGGAAGCGGTTCAGAAGGAGACGGGCAGAGCAGAATTGAAAGGAGTGATGTTTTCGTCCAACCGATCAGTGTGCCGTGTGTGTATGACATGAACCAGTACAAACCAGTACCTGCAGCAGACGTGCAGTACAAAACCGTCAGCGTGTCTGACATCTCGCCTCACAAAGACCTCTGCATCACCGTGGAGGCTTCAGCCATACAGGCGAACCACCTGAACTCCTGA
- the znf384b gene encoding zinc finger protein 384b isoform X1: MHFRCFKDTAGVMEDSHFSSSYFWSPVQGQIENAVFLNKVKEQLGHDKSPTYSHGPAHYPPTAVVAVAGGPMEAPTSRTLKQEHVQPSHSSHSITVVPVPPSGIMTAAGLVTLVSPVSSAQSLIPGHPSMITVQTDKKNDSLPCSPVIIPLPSKRGRKKKETLPLVGSPTGTDPLILGLSGQHLSTHPYSLSPEEGHAGKEGSKTYRCRMCGLTFCSKSDMQLHSKSHTEVKAHQCPHCSKSFANTSYLAQHIRIHSGAKPYTCSYCQKAFRQLSHLQQHTRNHTESKPHKCPHCTKSFANSSYLAQHVRIHTGVKPYTCNYCEKTFRQLSHLQQHHRIHTGDRPYKCTHMGCEKSFTQLSNLQSHRRQHNKDKPYKCHHCNRGYVDAAGLDIHLSTHTVKHAKLYSCGLCHRTYTSETYLMKHMQKHAPDMLPSPPGSNQHSHSPGRAGGSGSEGDGQSRIERSDVFVQPISVPCVYDMNQYKPVPAADVQYKTVSVSDISPHKDLCITVEASAIQANHLNS, from the exons ATGCATTTTCGCTGTTTtaaagacactgcag GGGTGATGGAGGACTCGCATTTCAGCTCTTCATACTTCTGGTCTCCTGTGCAGGGGCAG ATCGAGAATGCTGTATTTCTCAATAAAGTAAAGGAGCAGCTTGGTCATGACAAAAGCCCCACCTACTCACATGGCCCTGCCCACTATCCCCCTACAGCAGTGGTGGCTGTCGCTGGGGGTCCCATGGAAGCACCGACATCAAGAACACTAAAACAAGAGCATGTGCAACCGTCCCATTCCTCACACAGTATAACAGTGGTGCCGGTACCACCTTCTGGCATCATGACGGcag CGGGTTTGGTCACCCTGGTGTCTCCGGTGTCTTCGGCTCAGTCTCTTATTCCTGGACACCCCTCAATGATAACAGTCCAGACAG ACAAGAAAAATGACTCCTTGCCCTGCTCACCGGTCATCATTCCATTACCTTCCAAACGGGgcagaaagaagaaagaaacactcCCGCTAGTTGGCTCTCCTACTGGGACAGATCCCTTGATTTTGGGTCTTTCAGGACAG CATCTTTCTACACACCCTTATAGCCTCTCCCCAGAAGAAGGGCATGCTGGGAAAGAAGGCAGCAAAACATACAG GTGCCGGATGTGTGGTTTGACGTTCTGCAGTAAGTCAGACATGCAGCTGCACTCCAAGTCACACACGGAGGTGAAAGCTCACCAGTGTCCGCACTGCTCCAAATCCTTCGCTAACACCAGCTACCTGGCCCAGCACATCCGCATCCACAGCGGTGCCAAGCCCTACACCTGCTCCTACTGCCAGAAGGCTTTCAGACAGCTCAGTCACTTACAGCAGCACACACG AAACCACACAGAATCCAAACCTCATAAGTGTCCTCACTGCACGAAATCATTTGCCAACTCAAGCTACCTTGCTCAGCATGTGCGAATACACACTGGAGTTAAACCGTACACCTGTAACTACTGCGAGAAGACCTTCAGACAGCTCAGTCACTTACAGCAACACCACAG GATCCACACAGGAGACAGGCCATACAAATGTACACACATGGGCTGTGAAAAGTCTTTCACTCAGCTCTCTAATTTGCAG TCCCATCGGCGTCAGCACAACAAGGACAAACCATACAAGTGTCACCACTGTAATCGAGGATATGTAGACGCAGCCGGCCTGGATATTCATCTGTCCACGCACACGGTTAAGCATGCTAAGCTGTACTCCTGTGGTTTATGCCACCGCACATATACCTCG GAGACGTATCTAATGAAGCACATGCAAAAACACGCTCCGGATATGCTTCCATCTCCACCTGGATCAAACCAGCATAGTCACAGTCCCGGACGCGCTGGAGGAAGCGGTTCAGAAGGAGACGGGCAGAGCAGAATTGAAAGGAGTGATGTTTTCGTCCAACCGATCAGTGTGCCGTGTGTGTATGACATGAACCAGTACAAACCAGTACCTGCAGCAGACGTGCAGTACAAAACCGTCAGCGTGTCTGACATCTCGCCTCACAAAGACCTCTGCATCACCGTGGAGGCTTCAGCCATACAGGCGAACCACCTGAACTCCTGA
- the znf384b gene encoding zinc finger protein 384b isoform X7, whose amino-acid sequence MHFRCFKDTAGVMEDSHFSSSYFWSPVQGQIENAVFLNKVKEQLGHDKSPTYSHGPAHYPPTAVVAVAGGPMEAPTSRTLKQEHVQPSHSSHSITVVPVPPSGIMTAAGLVTLVSPVSSAQSLIPGHPSMITVQTDKKNDSLPCSPVIIPLPSKRGRKKKETLPLVGSPTGTDPLILGLSGQHLSTHPYSLSPEEGHAGKEGSKTYRNHTESKPHKCPHCTKSFANSSYLAQHVRIHTGVKPYTCNYCEKTFRQLSHLQQHHRIHTGDRPYKCTHMGCEKSFTQLSNLQSHRRQHNKDKPYKCHHCNRGYVDAAGLDIHLSTHTETYLMKHMQKHAPDMLPSPPGSNQHSHSPGRAGGSGSEGDGQSRIERSDVFVQPISVPCVYDMNQYKPVPAADVQYKTVSVSDISPHKDLCITVEASAIQANHLNS is encoded by the exons ATGCATTTTCGCTGTTTtaaagacactgcag GGGTGATGGAGGACTCGCATTTCAGCTCTTCATACTTCTGGTCTCCTGTGCAGGGGCAG ATCGAGAATGCTGTATTTCTCAATAAAGTAAAGGAGCAGCTTGGTCATGACAAAAGCCCCACCTACTCACATGGCCCTGCCCACTATCCCCCTACAGCAGTGGTGGCTGTCGCTGGGGGTCCCATGGAAGCACCGACATCAAGAACACTAAAACAAGAGCATGTGCAACCGTCCCATTCCTCACACAGTATAACAGTGGTGCCGGTACCACCTTCTGGCATCATGACGGcag CGGGTTTGGTCACCCTGGTGTCTCCGGTGTCTTCGGCTCAGTCTCTTATTCCTGGACACCCCTCAATGATAACAGTCCAGACAG ACAAGAAAAATGACTCCTTGCCCTGCTCACCGGTCATCATTCCATTACCTTCCAAACGGGgcagaaagaagaaagaaacactcCCGCTAGTTGGCTCTCCTACTGGGACAGATCCCTTGATTTTGGGTCTTTCAGGACAG CATCTTTCTACACACCCTTATAGCCTCTCCCCAGAAGAAGGGCATGCTGGGAAAGAAGGCAGCAAAACATACAG AAACCACACAGAATCCAAACCTCATAAGTGTCCTCACTGCACGAAATCATTTGCCAACTCAAGCTACCTTGCTCAGCATGTGCGAATACACACTGGAGTTAAACCGTACACCTGTAACTACTGCGAGAAGACCTTCAGACAGCTCAGTCACTTACAGCAACACCACAG GATCCACACAGGAGACAGGCCATACAAATGTACACACATGGGCTGTGAAAAGTCTTTCACTCAGCTCTCTAATTTGCAG TCCCATCGGCGTCAGCACAACAAGGACAAACCATACAAGTGTCACCACTGTAATCGAGGATATGTAGACGCAGCCGGCCTGGATATTCATCTGTCCACGCACACG GAGACGTATCTAATGAAGCACATGCAAAAACACGCTCCGGATATGCTTCCATCTCCACCTGGATCAAACCAGCATAGTCACAGTCCCGGACGCGCTGGAGGAAGCGGTTCAGAAGGAGACGGGCAGAGCAGAATTGAAAGGAGTGATGTTTTCGTCCAACCGATCAGTGTGCCGTGTGTGTATGACATGAACCAGTACAAACCAGTACCTGCAGCAGACGTGCAGTACAAAACCGTCAGCGTGTCTGACATCTCGCCTCACAAAGACCTCTGCATCACCGTGGAGGCTTCAGCCATACAGGCGAACCACCTGAACTCCTGA
- the znf384b gene encoding zinc finger protein 384b isoform X6, producing the protein MEDSHFSSSYFWSPVQGQIENAVFLNKVKEQLGHDKSPTYSHGPAHYPPTAVVAVAGGPMEAPTSRTLKQEHVQPSHSSHSITVVPVPPSGIMTAAGLVTLVSPVSSAQSLIPGHPSMITVQTDKKNDSLPCSPVIIPLPSKRGRKKKETLPLVGSPTGTDPLILGLSGQHLSTHPYSLSPEEGHAGKEGSKTYRNHTESKPHKCPHCTKSFANSSYLAQHVRIHTGVKPYTCNYCEKTFRQLSHLQQHHRIHTGDRPYKCTHMGCEKSFTQLSNLQSHRRQHNKDKPYKCHHCNRGYVDAAGLDIHLSTHTVKHAKLYSCGLCHRTYTSETYLMKHMQKHAPDMLPSPPGSNQHSHSPGRAGGSGSEGDGQSRIERSDVFVQPISVPCVYDMNQYKPVPAADVQYKTVSVSDISPHKDLCITVEASAIQANHLNS; encoded by the exons ATGGAGGACTCGCATTTCAGCTCTTCATACTTCTGGTCTCCTGTGCAGGGGCAG ATCGAGAATGCTGTATTTCTCAATAAAGTAAAGGAGCAGCTTGGTCATGACAAAAGCCCCACCTACTCACATGGCCCTGCCCACTATCCCCCTACAGCAGTGGTGGCTGTCGCTGGGGGTCCCATGGAAGCACCGACATCAAGAACACTAAAACAAGAGCATGTGCAACCGTCCCATTCCTCACACAGTATAACAGTGGTGCCGGTACCACCTTCTGGCATCATGACGGcag CGGGTTTGGTCACCCTGGTGTCTCCGGTGTCTTCGGCTCAGTCTCTTATTCCTGGACACCCCTCAATGATAACAGTCCAGACAG ACAAGAAAAATGACTCCTTGCCCTGCTCACCGGTCATCATTCCATTACCTTCCAAACGGGgcagaaagaagaaagaaacactcCCGCTAGTTGGCTCTCCTACTGGGACAGATCCCTTGATTTTGGGTCTTTCAGGACAG CATCTTTCTACACACCCTTATAGCCTCTCCCCAGAAGAAGGGCATGCTGGGAAAGAAGGCAGCAAAACATACAG AAACCACACAGAATCCAAACCTCATAAGTGTCCTCACTGCACGAAATCATTTGCCAACTCAAGCTACCTTGCTCAGCATGTGCGAATACACACTGGAGTTAAACCGTACACCTGTAACTACTGCGAGAAGACCTTCAGACAGCTCAGTCACTTACAGCAACACCACAG GATCCACACAGGAGACAGGCCATACAAATGTACACACATGGGCTGTGAAAAGTCTTTCACTCAGCTCTCTAATTTGCAG TCCCATCGGCGTCAGCACAACAAGGACAAACCATACAAGTGTCACCACTGTAATCGAGGATATGTAGACGCAGCCGGCCTGGATATTCATCTGTCCACGCACACGGTTAAGCATGCTAAGCTGTACTCCTGTGGTTTATGCCACCGCACATATACCTCG GAGACGTATCTAATGAAGCACATGCAAAAACACGCTCCGGATATGCTTCCATCTCCACCTGGATCAAACCAGCATAGTCACAGTCCCGGACGCGCTGGAGGAAGCGGTTCAGAAGGAGACGGGCAGAGCAGAATTGAAAGGAGTGATGTTTTCGTCCAACCGATCAGTGTGCCGTGTGTGTATGACATGAACCAGTACAAACCAGTACCTGCAGCAGACGTGCAGTACAAAACCGTCAGCGTGTCTGACATCTCGCCTCACAAAGACCTCTGCATCACCGTGGAGGCTTCAGCCATACAGGCGAACCACCTGAACTCCTGA
- the znf384b gene encoding zinc finger protein 384b isoform X8, whose protein sequence is MEDSHFSSSYFWSPVQGQIENAVFLNKVKEQLGHDKSPTYSHGPAHYPPTAVVAVAGGPMEAPTSRTLKQEHVQPSHSSHSITVVPVPPSGIMTAAGLVTLVSPVSSAQSLIPGHPSMITVQTDKKNDSLPCSPVIIPLPSKRGRKKKETLPLVGSPTGTDPLILGLSGQHLSTHPYSLSPEEGHAGKEGSKTYRNHTESKPHKCPHCTKSFANSSYLAQHVRIHTGVKPYTCNYCEKTFRQLSHLQQHHRIHTGDRPYKCTHMGCEKSFTQLSNLQSHRRQHNKDKPYKCHHCNRGYVDAAGLDIHLSTHTETYLMKHMQKHAPDMLPSPPGSNQHSHSPGRAGGSGSEGDGQSRIERSDVFVQPISVPCVYDMNQYKPVPAADVQYKTVSVSDISPHKDLCITVEASAIQANHLNS, encoded by the exons ATGGAGGACTCGCATTTCAGCTCTTCATACTTCTGGTCTCCTGTGCAGGGGCAG ATCGAGAATGCTGTATTTCTCAATAAAGTAAAGGAGCAGCTTGGTCATGACAAAAGCCCCACCTACTCACATGGCCCTGCCCACTATCCCCCTACAGCAGTGGTGGCTGTCGCTGGGGGTCCCATGGAAGCACCGACATCAAGAACACTAAAACAAGAGCATGTGCAACCGTCCCATTCCTCACACAGTATAACAGTGGTGCCGGTACCACCTTCTGGCATCATGACGGcag CGGGTTTGGTCACCCTGGTGTCTCCGGTGTCTTCGGCTCAGTCTCTTATTCCTGGACACCCCTCAATGATAACAGTCCAGACAG ACAAGAAAAATGACTCCTTGCCCTGCTCACCGGTCATCATTCCATTACCTTCCAAACGGGgcagaaagaagaaagaaacactcCCGCTAGTTGGCTCTCCTACTGGGACAGATCCCTTGATTTTGGGTCTTTCAGGACAG CATCTTTCTACACACCCTTATAGCCTCTCCCCAGAAGAAGGGCATGCTGGGAAAGAAGGCAGCAAAACATACAG AAACCACACAGAATCCAAACCTCATAAGTGTCCTCACTGCACGAAATCATTTGCCAACTCAAGCTACCTTGCTCAGCATGTGCGAATACACACTGGAGTTAAACCGTACACCTGTAACTACTGCGAGAAGACCTTCAGACAGCTCAGTCACTTACAGCAACACCACAG GATCCACACAGGAGACAGGCCATACAAATGTACACACATGGGCTGTGAAAAGTCTTTCACTCAGCTCTCTAATTTGCAG TCCCATCGGCGTCAGCACAACAAGGACAAACCATACAAGTGTCACCACTGTAATCGAGGATATGTAGACGCAGCCGGCCTGGATATTCATCTGTCCACGCACACG GAGACGTATCTAATGAAGCACATGCAAAAACACGCTCCGGATATGCTTCCATCTCCACCTGGATCAAACCAGCATAGTCACAGTCCCGGACGCGCTGGAGGAAGCGGTTCAGAAGGAGACGGGCAGAGCAGAATTGAAAGGAGTGATGTTTTCGTCCAACCGATCAGTGTGCCGTGTGTGTATGACATGAACCAGTACAAACCAGTACCTGCAGCAGACGTGCAGTACAAAACCGTCAGCGTGTCTGACATCTCGCCTCACAAAGACCTCTGCATCACCGTGGAGGCTTCAGCCATACAGGCGAACCACCTGAACTCCTGA
- the znf384b gene encoding zinc finger protein 384b isoform X2, giving the protein MEDSHFSSSYFWSPVQGQIENAVFLNKVKEQLGHDKSPTYSHGPAHYPPTAVVAVAGGPMEAPTSRTLKQEHVQPSHSSHSITVVPVPPSGIMTAAGLVTLVSPVSSAQSLIPGHPSMITVQTDKKNDSLPCSPVIIPLPSKRGRKKKETLPLVGSPTGTDPLILGLSGQHLSTHPYSLSPEEGHAGKEGSKTYRCRMCGLTFCSKSDMQLHSKSHTEVKAHQCPHCSKSFANTSYLAQHIRIHSGAKPYTCSYCQKAFRQLSHLQQHTRNHTESKPHKCPHCTKSFANSSYLAQHVRIHTGVKPYTCNYCEKTFRQLSHLQQHHRIHTGDRPYKCTHMGCEKSFTQLSNLQSHRRQHNKDKPYKCHHCNRGYVDAAGLDIHLSTHTVKHAKLYSCGLCHRTYTSETYLMKHMQKHAPDMLPSPPGSNQHSHSPGRAGGSGSEGDGQSRIERSDVFVQPISVPCVYDMNQYKPVPAADVQYKTVSVSDISPHKDLCITVEASAIQANHLNS; this is encoded by the exons ATGGAGGACTCGCATTTCAGCTCTTCATACTTCTGGTCTCCTGTGCAGGGGCAG ATCGAGAATGCTGTATTTCTCAATAAAGTAAAGGAGCAGCTTGGTCATGACAAAAGCCCCACCTACTCACATGGCCCTGCCCACTATCCCCCTACAGCAGTGGTGGCTGTCGCTGGGGGTCCCATGGAAGCACCGACATCAAGAACACTAAAACAAGAGCATGTGCAACCGTCCCATTCCTCACACAGTATAACAGTGGTGCCGGTACCACCTTCTGGCATCATGACGGcag CGGGTTTGGTCACCCTGGTGTCTCCGGTGTCTTCGGCTCAGTCTCTTATTCCTGGACACCCCTCAATGATAACAGTCCAGACAG ACAAGAAAAATGACTCCTTGCCCTGCTCACCGGTCATCATTCCATTACCTTCCAAACGGGgcagaaagaagaaagaaacactcCCGCTAGTTGGCTCTCCTACTGGGACAGATCCCTTGATTTTGGGTCTTTCAGGACAG CATCTTTCTACACACCCTTATAGCCTCTCCCCAGAAGAAGGGCATGCTGGGAAAGAAGGCAGCAAAACATACAG GTGCCGGATGTGTGGTTTGACGTTCTGCAGTAAGTCAGACATGCAGCTGCACTCCAAGTCACACACGGAGGTGAAAGCTCACCAGTGTCCGCACTGCTCCAAATCCTTCGCTAACACCAGCTACCTGGCCCAGCACATCCGCATCCACAGCGGTGCCAAGCCCTACACCTGCTCCTACTGCCAGAAGGCTTTCAGACAGCTCAGTCACTTACAGCAGCACACACG AAACCACACAGAATCCAAACCTCATAAGTGTCCTCACTGCACGAAATCATTTGCCAACTCAAGCTACCTTGCTCAGCATGTGCGAATACACACTGGAGTTAAACCGTACACCTGTAACTACTGCGAGAAGACCTTCAGACAGCTCAGTCACTTACAGCAACACCACAG GATCCACACAGGAGACAGGCCATACAAATGTACACACATGGGCTGTGAAAAGTCTTTCACTCAGCTCTCTAATTTGCAG TCCCATCGGCGTCAGCACAACAAGGACAAACCATACAAGTGTCACCACTGTAATCGAGGATATGTAGACGCAGCCGGCCTGGATATTCATCTGTCCACGCACACGGTTAAGCATGCTAAGCTGTACTCCTGTGGTTTATGCCACCGCACATATACCTCG GAGACGTATCTAATGAAGCACATGCAAAAACACGCTCCGGATATGCTTCCATCTCCACCTGGATCAAACCAGCATAGTCACAGTCCCGGACGCGCTGGAGGAAGCGGTTCAGAAGGAGACGGGCAGAGCAGAATTGAAAGGAGTGATGTTTTCGTCCAACCGATCAGTGTGCCGTGTGTGTATGACATGAACCAGTACAAACCAGTACCTGCAGCAGACGTGCAGTACAAAACCGTCAGCGTGTCTGACATCTCGCCTCACAAAGACCTCTGCATCACCGTGGAGGCTTCAGCCATACAGGCGAACCACCTGAACTCCTGA
- the znf384b gene encoding zinc finger protein 384b isoform X4: MEDSHFSSSYFWSPVQGQIENAVFLNKVKEQLGHDKSPTYSHGPAHYPPTAVVAVAGGPMEAPTSRTLKQEHVQPSHSSHSITVVPVPPSGIMTAAGLVTLVSPVSSAQSLIPGHPSMITVQTDKKNDSLPCSPVIIPLPSKRGRKKKETLPLVGSPTGTDPLILGLSGQHLSTHPYSLSPEEGHAGKEGSKTYRCRMCGLTFCSKSDMQLHSKSHTEVKAHQCPHCSKSFANTSYLAQHIRIHSGAKPYTCSYCQKAFRQLSHLQQHTRNHTESKPHKCPHCTKSFANSSYLAQHVRIHTGVKPYTCNYCEKTFRQLSHLQQHHRIHTGDRPYKCTHMGCEKSFTQLSNLQSHRRQHNKDKPYKCHHCNRGYVDAAGLDIHLSTHTETYLMKHMQKHAPDMLPSPPGSNQHSHSPGRAGGSGSEGDGQSRIERSDVFVQPISVPCVYDMNQYKPVPAADVQYKTVSVSDISPHKDLCITVEASAIQANHLNS, translated from the exons ATGGAGGACTCGCATTTCAGCTCTTCATACTTCTGGTCTCCTGTGCAGGGGCAG ATCGAGAATGCTGTATTTCTCAATAAAGTAAAGGAGCAGCTTGGTCATGACAAAAGCCCCACCTACTCACATGGCCCTGCCCACTATCCCCCTACAGCAGTGGTGGCTGTCGCTGGGGGTCCCATGGAAGCACCGACATCAAGAACACTAAAACAAGAGCATGTGCAACCGTCCCATTCCTCACACAGTATAACAGTGGTGCCGGTACCACCTTCTGGCATCATGACGGcag CGGGTTTGGTCACCCTGGTGTCTCCGGTGTCTTCGGCTCAGTCTCTTATTCCTGGACACCCCTCAATGATAACAGTCCAGACAG ACAAGAAAAATGACTCCTTGCCCTGCTCACCGGTCATCATTCCATTACCTTCCAAACGGGgcagaaagaagaaagaaacactcCCGCTAGTTGGCTCTCCTACTGGGACAGATCCCTTGATTTTGGGTCTTTCAGGACAG CATCTTTCTACACACCCTTATAGCCTCTCCCCAGAAGAAGGGCATGCTGGGAAAGAAGGCAGCAAAACATACAG GTGCCGGATGTGTGGTTTGACGTTCTGCAGTAAGTCAGACATGCAGCTGCACTCCAAGTCACACACGGAGGTGAAAGCTCACCAGTGTCCGCACTGCTCCAAATCCTTCGCTAACACCAGCTACCTGGCCCAGCACATCCGCATCCACAGCGGTGCCAAGCCCTACACCTGCTCCTACTGCCAGAAGGCTTTCAGACAGCTCAGTCACTTACAGCAGCACACACG AAACCACACAGAATCCAAACCTCATAAGTGTCCTCACTGCACGAAATCATTTGCCAACTCAAGCTACCTTGCTCAGCATGTGCGAATACACACTGGAGTTAAACCGTACACCTGTAACTACTGCGAGAAGACCTTCAGACAGCTCAGTCACTTACAGCAACACCACAG GATCCACACAGGAGACAGGCCATACAAATGTACACACATGGGCTGTGAAAAGTCTTTCACTCAGCTCTCTAATTTGCAG TCCCATCGGCGTCAGCACAACAAGGACAAACCATACAAGTGTCACCACTGTAATCGAGGATATGTAGACGCAGCCGGCCTGGATATTCATCTGTCCACGCACACG GAGACGTATCTAATGAAGCACATGCAAAAACACGCTCCGGATATGCTTCCATCTCCACCTGGATCAAACCAGCATAGTCACAGTCCCGGACGCGCTGGAGGAAGCGGTTCAGAAGGAGACGGGCAGAGCAGAATTGAAAGGAGTGATGTTTTCGTCCAACCGATCAGTGTGCCGTGTGTGTATGACATGAACCAGTACAAACCAGTACCTGCAGCAGACGTGCAGTACAAAACCGTCAGCGTGTCTGACATCTCGCCTCACAAAGACCTCTGCATCACCGTGGAGGCTTCAGCCATACAGGCGAACCACCTGAACTCCTGA